GCCAATGAGGTGAAACTGCCTACCACCTCCACAAATGTCACCTTCAGCAATTCAGATATGTAGTTTGGGACATCCGGATATTTAAACAGCTTTCGCAGTCTCCAAATATCAAAATCCTGAATGAGAAAGGCCCGTTGATGCAGCATCAACGGGCCTTTTCACGAAGAAGTTCTTTAGTGGGCTATTCTTTTTCCTTCTTGGAGCTGTTCAGCAGGATGCGGGACAGGTCCCCTTCGATAGATTCTTTCGGAGAGCCTACGATACGGCCTACTTCACTGCCATCGCGGAAAACGATCACGGTAGGCAGTTTTTTCACTTTATAGTCAGTAGGAGCATCTGTCTGCATTTTCTGGTCAGCGCCAAACATCAGTACCTGGTCTTCCGGGCTGCCGGCAGTAATCATTACTTTATACAGTTCAGGGACCACTTTGCGGCTGGTTTCGTCCCAGGTGCCCATTACCACCACCAGGTTGTAGTTGGTGCGATTGGCCTTGATGTAGTTGAGCATATTGTCGTTGGGCTGATAGCTGTTCACCCCTTTATAAAACCAATCGGTAGACTGGTCCTGCATCAGGGACTTCATTTCAATTTTGCCTTTCATCACTTTATCGTTTCCATTCTGTGCCCAGGCCATTGTTGAAAAAAGCAGGCCGCCTCCCAGGAGTAATGTTTTCAAGCGCATAATCATGTTTTTATAATTGATCTTTCAGTTCGGTTAAAAAACCACGTACCTTCAGCAAAGCCTGTACCATTTCGAAATTCCGGGCGGCCAGTTTGAGATCTTCCTTCAATTTTTGTTTGGCGCCTTCGATGGTATATTTTCTTTCCCGCAGCAAATGGTAGATCAGTTTGAGGTGCTGGATGTCTTCCTGACGGAACAGCCGGTCCCCCTTTCTGTTCTTTTTGGGTTGAAGAATATCGAATTCATTTTCCCAATAACGTATCAGCGAAGTATTTACCCGGAACATGGCAGCTACCTCACTGATTGAATAATATTGCTTGTCCAGCACTAATTTGTCCAACTCCATAATCAAGTCTGGGTCTTCCGATACCTCTTTCAATGATTTACGTCCCCGCTTTTTACCAGGTAATCTGGGTACAACTATGGTCTTCTTCACTTTTGCTTTGACAGTGCCTCCCGCAGTCTCCGGTACCGGGTGGGGAGTTCCAGGTGTGGAAAAGAGGTCTAACTGTTGCATAAATGGTAAAAAACGGTGAAAAATATTCTTTACGGGAATGAAGTTAAGCTTTTCATGGCAAGCATGCAGCTTTTATCCTCCGGAAAAATATCATTTACCTGTTACAACACGTTAAAACCTAAGCACTAACAACGCCGGATATTAGTCGAAGGACTGGTTACCGGACCTGGCCATCTTCAGCATGCGGTCAAATTGTTCGGGAGTGAGGTCATTAAAGAAGAAGTACACCGGGTCAACTTTCTCGCCATTTTTAATGACTTCATAGTGGCAGTGCGGACCGGTGGATTTACCGGTGCTGCCTACCCAGCCCAGTACATCGCCACGTTTGACGGACTGGCCGGCCTTCACCTTCATGCGGAACATGTGGCCATATAATGTTTTATAACCATATCCATGCCGTACGATCACATGGTTACCGTACCCTACGTCGCTCAGGCTGGCTTCTTCCACGGTACCGTCACCGGTAGCATAGATAGGCGTGCCGCTGGGCGCCGCAAAGTCGAGGCCCGCATGGTACTTCATGGTTTTATAGATCGGATCGATACGATATCCAAAACCGGAAGCGATGTGTTTCAGGTCCTTGTTGGCCACCGGCTGTATGGCCGGAATAGAAGCCAACATCTGCTGTTTATTTTTCACGAGATTGTCGATCTCGTCGTAAGATTTTTCCTGGGATTTAATACGGTTGGTCAGCTCTTTCAGCAGGATGCCCGTAGAAGCGATGATTTCGCTGCTGGCAAAGGATTGCAGCTGGGCAGCCTCTTCATCGCGGTTGATTTTGCCTTCCCGGGCACTGTCGGGGATGGGAGAGGCCTCAAATATCACCCGGTAAATTTCGTTGTCCCGCTCTTCCAGTTCGGCCAGTTTCCCTTTCACCTCTTTCATACGCCCCTGTAAAGCTTCATATTTTTCCTTCATCCCTTCCAGGTCGCGGCGCAACGACTTTTCCTTCGGAGAATCCACCACCCGGTAGGCCACCGACAGAAAGATCGCCCCGGTAACGATAGCAGCAGACACAAACCCGAGTATCCTCAGGATCTTCACCCGCAGCGATACTACGAGCTTCTCATATTTTAATGTTTGGGTGTTGTAAAAATATTTAACCTTCTTCATGCACCGGGTGTACTTTACGCTGACCTACAGCAGTGAACGCTGTTCCAGCAATTTTATTTTCATGAGGTCCAAACAAGCGGATGGCTGTTTTTGCAATATTTTCTGTCCACCTTAACTTTTTTGCCGGGTAACACAACCTGTTTTGAATAATCATACAGGTTTCAATATTTTTGCACTCCCTGTAAACCGTCGGAAAATAAGGCGCACAAACCTAATGTAATTAGATTAAAACATCAACCTTTTGAATGTCAATTTTCTAACTACTTTATAATGGCTTGAAACACAATACAGAAACGCCTGTTTTTCGCTATTACATGGCAACAAAAATACATATTAACTCGCATCCATATTTATGACAGCATCTGAGATTAGACAGCAATTCCTGGATTTTTTTGCGTCAAAAGGACACCAGATCGTTCCTTCTGCCCCTATAGTGATCAAAAACGATCCCACCCTGATGTTCACCAACGCGGGCATGAACCAGTTCAAAGACTACTTTCTGGGCAACCAAACGCCGGCCCATACCCGGGTGGCGGACACGCAAAAATGTCTTCGTGTAAGTGGCAAGCATAACGACCTGGAAGAAGTAGGTATCGATACCTACCACCATACCATGTTCGAAATGCTCGGCAACTGGAGCTTTGGCGACTACTTCAAGAAAGAAGCCATCGCCTGGAGCTGGGAACTGCTGACAGAAGTGTACAAAATCCCGAAAGACAAACTCTATGTCACTGTTTTTGAAGGAGATGCGAGCGAAAACCTGCCTAAAGACGAGGAAGCCTTTAACTTCTGGAAAGAACATGTTCCGGAAGACCGTATCCTGCTGGGCAATAAAAAAGATAACTTCTGGGAAATGGGAGACACCGGTCCATGTGGCCCCTGCTCCGAAATACACGTAGACTGCCGCCCCGACAACGAAAGGGCTGCCATAGACGGTAAAACGCTGGTCAATGCCGACCACCCCCAGGTGATCGAAATATGGAACAACGTGTTCATGCAGTTCAACCGCCTGAAGGACAAGTCCCTCGAGCCGCTGCCTGCCAAACACGTAGACACCGGCATGGGCTTCGAACGCCTGGTACGCGTGCTGCAGGGTAAAACCTCCAACTACGACACCGACGTGTTCATGGGCACCATCCATATCACCGAACAGCTCACCGGCAAAAAATATGAAGGCACCGACAACCGCAAAGATGTGGCTTTCCGCGTAATCGCCGACCATATCCGCGCCATCTCCTTCACCATTGCCGACGGTCAGCTGCCCTCCAATACCGGTGCCGGCTATGTGATCCGTCGCATCCTGCGCAGGGCAGTCCGTTACTACTTCTCCTTCCTGGACGTGAAGAAGCCGCTGCTGCACGACCTGGTGCCGGTACTGGCTGCCCAGTTCTCTCACGTGTTCCCTGAACTGCAACAGCAGGTGGACTTTGTGAAGAAAGTAGTGTTTGAAGAAGAGAACAACTTCCTGCGTACCCTCGACAGCGGTATCCGCCGGATCGAAGACTTTATGCACCAACAGGCGGCCACCAAAGCCATTGACGGCCAGACCGCCTTCGAATTATACGATACTTACGGATTTCCGTTCGACCTTACCACCCTCATCGCCTCTGAAAAAGGTTTTACGGTAGACGAGCCAGGCTTCGACGCCGCCATGCAGCAGCAGAAAGACCGCTCCCGCGCCGCTACTGCCGTAGACGCCGGCGACTGGGTAATACTCGACGAAACACCGGATTCCGTGTTCATCGGCTACGAACAACTGGACAGCATCACCAAACTGCTGAAATACCGTACCGTAAAAGCCAAAGGAAAAGAGCAGTTCCAGCTGGTACTGGGCCAGACCCCTTTCTATGCGGAAAGCGGCGGACAAGTAGGCGATACCGGCATCCTCCACTTCGATGATGAGATCGTACATGTTACCGATACCAAAAAAGAAAATAACCTGATCATTCACTTCACCGATAAACTGCCTGCTAACCCGGCAGCGAAAGTGAAAGCGACCGTCGCCAAAGACAAACGTCATAATACGGCCCGTCACCACTCCGCTACCCACCTGCTGCACGCCGCGCTGCGCCAGGTGTTAGGCACGCACGTGGCACAAAAAGGCTCCCTGGTGAACGCCGAGAACCTGCGCTTTGACTTCTCCCACTTCGCTAAAGTGAC
The Chitinophaga varians genome window above contains:
- a CDS encoding MerR family transcriptional regulator; the protein is MQQLDLFSTPGTPHPVPETAGGTVKAKVKKTIVVPRLPGKKRGRKSLKEVSEDPDLIMELDKLVLDKQYYSISEVAAMFRVNTSLIRYWENEFDILQPKKNRKGDRLFRQEDIQHLKLIYHLLRERKYTIEGAKQKLKEDLKLAARNFEMVQALLKVRGFLTELKDQL
- the alaS gene encoding alanine--tRNA ligase; its protein translation is MTASEIRQQFLDFFASKGHQIVPSAPIVIKNDPTLMFTNAGMNQFKDYFLGNQTPAHTRVADTQKCLRVSGKHNDLEEVGIDTYHHTMFEMLGNWSFGDYFKKEAIAWSWELLTEVYKIPKDKLYVTVFEGDASENLPKDEEAFNFWKEHVPEDRILLGNKKDNFWEMGDTGPCGPCSEIHVDCRPDNERAAIDGKTLVNADHPQVIEIWNNVFMQFNRLKDKSLEPLPAKHVDTGMGFERLVRVLQGKTSNYDTDVFMGTIHITEQLTGKKYEGTDNRKDVAFRVIADHIRAISFTIADGQLPSNTGAGYVIRRILRRAVRYYFSFLDVKKPLLHDLVPVLAAQFSHVFPELQQQVDFVKKVVFEEENNFLRTLDSGIRRIEDFMHQQAATKAIDGQTAFELYDTYGFPFDLTTLIASEKGFTVDEPGFDAAMQQQKDRSRAATAVDAGDWVILDETPDSVFIGYEQLDSITKLLKYRTVKAKGKEQFQLVLGQTPFYAESGGQVGDTGILHFDDEIVHVTDTKKENNLIIHFTDKLPANPAAKVKATVAKDKRHNTARHHSATHLLHAALRQVLGTHVAQKGSLVNAENLRFDFSHFAKVTDEELAQIEAIVNEKIRQNIPVVIRELPKEEALKLGAMALFGEKYGDVVRVVVMDPAYSVELCGGTHVASTGELGLFKFVSEGAVAAGVRRVEAVTGAKAEAFVNEQLQQLKEIKNTLKNPKELVKTVETLVQDKSSLEKQLEALELEKVRQLAASLRDQAQDINGVNFLGQVVNVSNAEGLKQLALQLKNDIPNHVLLFAANIGGKASVALSIADELVAAKGWEAPKIIKEKVAPLIKGGGGGQKSFATAGGQEADKLDQVIAAVKAIIG
- a CDS encoding peptidoglycan DD-metalloendopeptidase family protein encodes the protein MKKVKYFYNTQTLKYEKLVVSLRVKILRILGFVSAAIVTGAIFLSVAYRVVDSPKEKSLRRDLEGMKEKYEALQGRMKEVKGKLAELEERDNEIYRVIFEASPIPDSAREGKINRDEEAAQLQSFASSEIIASTGILLKELTNRIKSQEKSYDEIDNLVKNKQQMLASIPAIQPVANKDLKHIASGFGYRIDPIYKTMKYHAGLDFAAPSGTPIYATGDGTVEEASLSDVGYGNHVIVRHGYGYKTLYGHMFRMKVKAGQSVKRGDVLGWVGSTGKSTGPHCHYEVIKNGEKVDPVYFFFNDLTPEQFDRMLKMARSGNQSFD
- a CDS encoding thioredoxin family protein, producing the protein MKTLLLGGGLLFSTMAWAQNGNDKVMKGKIEMKSLMQDQSTDWFYKGVNSYQPNDNMLNYIKANRTNYNLVVVMGTWDETSRKVVPELYKVMITAGSPEDQVLMFGADQKMQTDAPTDYKVKKLPTVIVFRDGSEVGRIVGSPKESIEGDLSRILLNSSKKEKE